In Cloacibacillus sp., the following proteins share a genomic window:
- a CDS encoding phage portal protein, which produces MSLLTRFKTALSALKELPKAPIESWLMGLPTIRALSQTGIEIGEDDAIKIMAVYACIRVIATEIAASPVQFLKNTAGGKERVPGCMAALLRYEPNPEMTASDFKKAMTLNLELWGNAYAEIVRNRAGEVVSLWPIPAWRVTKKRDEKNNLYYVVMVEGGDAVTLKERQMLHLRTMGSGVTGMSFVVLARDALGLALAAEEYGAKFFKNGALASGIATYPRALSQECRFVKPLLHGNQKSF; this is translated from the coding sequence GTGAGCTTACTGACAAGATTTAAAACGGCGTTGAGCGCGCTGAAAGAGCTGCCCAAAGCCCCGATTGAAAGCTGGCTCATGGGATTGCCTACGATACGGGCGCTCTCACAAACTGGGATTGAAATCGGTGAGGATGACGCTATTAAAATCATGGCCGTATACGCCTGCATACGTGTTATAGCTACCGAGATCGCGGCCTCGCCGGTGCAGTTTTTAAAAAACACTGCTGGTGGCAAAGAGAGGGTGCCTGGGTGCATGGCTGCGCTTTTACGCTACGAGCCCAACCCCGAAATGACGGCTTCCGACTTCAAAAAAGCGATGACGCTGAATTTGGAACTTTGGGGCAACGCCTATGCCGAAATAGTAAGAAACAGAGCTGGAGAGGTCGTTAGCTTGTGGCCCATTCCGGCGTGGCGAGTGACTAAAAAGCGTGACGAAAAAAACAACCTCTACTATGTGGTAATGGTAGAGGGCGGAGACGCGGTAACACTAAAAGAACGGCAAATGTTGCACCTGCGCACGATGGGTTCAGGAGTGACAGGGATGAGTTTTGTGGTGCTAGCTCGCGATGCGCTGGGGCTTGCGCTTGCCGCCGAAGAATATGGGGCGAAATTCTTTAAAAACGGAGCTCTAGCCTCTGGAATCGCAACCTATCCGCGCGCACTCAGTCAGGAGTGTAGGTTTGTCAAACCTCTGTTACACGGCAACCAAAAAAGCTTTTAA